The Synechocystis sp. PCC 7509 genome includes a window with the following:
- a CDS encoding ABC transporter substrate-binding protein: MFKIPKSRPQWSKVQHRLRYLLLALMFSLLIIACDRISTSDRDLVNAAFTDNKVLKIWWDKGFTLEEDEALQQIVSNWEKQSGNKVKLSFYSTDELSQKAERELRTGDLPDLIAMFKSEKSLTARLAWEGKLADVSDVIAPVKNLYSENALKTVNFYNQTAQKRSYYALPIHQATIHVYYWRDLLEKVGHSNKDIPTDWDGFWKYWTQRQDDLRAKNVDIYGLGLPLSVAAGDTYQTFEQLLEAYDVQMLDANGQLTVDNPQVRQGIVKILNWYNQAYKQGYLPPDALHWLNPDNNRNLLNRKVLMTTNDTLSIATALRQDPETYSKKLGVLELPNKPSGQKMRYLITVQQVILFANSQHQKIAKDFLAYLIQPEVIGNYLKVAGGRHSPVLKPNWQDPFWTNPQDPHVSTATKTFTQGETRLFYTFYNPAYSLVLQENVWGQALKKVLVDGVSAEIAADEAISRIKEIFAQW; the protein is encoded by the coding sequence ATGTTCAAAATCCCAAAAAGTCGCCCCCAATGGTCTAAAGTTCAGCACCGCTTGCGATATCTACTTTTAGCATTAATGTTTAGCCTCCTAATTATCGCTTGCGATCGCATTTCTACGAGTGATCGAGATTTAGTAAACGCGGCTTTTACCGACAATAAAGTTCTCAAAATCTGGTGGGACAAGGGTTTTACTCTTGAAGAAGATGAAGCGCTCCAGCAAATTGTCAGTAATTGGGAAAAACAAAGCGGTAATAAAGTCAAGCTTTCTTTTTATAGTACCGACGAGCTATCACAAAAGGCAGAAAGAGAGCTTCGCACGGGGGATTTGCCGGATTTGATCGCCATGTTCAAAAGCGAAAAATCTCTCACCGCTCGTTTAGCTTGGGAAGGTAAACTTGCTGATGTTTCTGATGTAATTGCGCCAGTCAAAAACCTATATTCAGAAAATGCCCTAAAAACTGTTAACTTCTACAATCAAACCGCTCAAAAGCGCAGTTACTACGCCTTACCAATTCATCAAGCCACAATTCACGTTTACTATTGGCGAGATTTGTTAGAAAAAGTTGGACACAGTAACAAAGATATTCCCACCGATTGGGATGGTTTCTGGAAGTATTGGACGCAAAGACAGGACGATTTACGGGCAAAAAATGTTGATATTTATGGCTTAGGTTTACCGCTATCGGTAGCTGCTGGAGATACTTATCAAACTTTTGAGCAGCTATTAGAAGCTTACGATGTCCAAATGTTAGACGCTAACGGACAACTCACCGTTGATAATCCCCAAGTGCGTCAAGGAATAGTAAAAATTTTAAATTGGTATAACCAAGCTTACAAACAAGGTTATTTACCACCCGATGCGTTGCATTGGTTGAATCCAGACAACAATCGCAACTTGCTTAACCGCAAAGTGTTGATGACCACCAATGATACACTTTCCATTGCTACAGCATTGCGTCAAGACCCCGAAACCTATAGCAAAAAGCTAGGAGTGTTGGAATTACCCAATAAACCTAGCGGTCAAAAAATGCGTTACTTAATTACAGTGCAGCAAGTGATTTTGTTTGCCAATTCTCAACATCAAAAAATTGCTAAAGACTTTTTAGCTTACTTAATTCAACCGGAAGTTATTGGTAATTATCTTAAAGTTGCTGGCGGTCGTCATTCTCCCGTACTTAAACCAAATTGGCAAGATCCTTTTTGGACAAATCCCCAAGATCCTCACGTTTCTACAGCGACGAAGACATTTACTCAGGGGGAAACGCGCTTATTTTATACTTTTTATAATCCTGCTTATAGCCTAGTTTTGCAGGAAAATGTCTGGGGTCAAGCCCTCAAAAAGGTTCTGGTGGATGGAGTTTCGGCAGAAATAGCCGCCGATGAAGCGATTTCTCGGATTAAAGAAATTTTTGCCCAATGGTAA
- a CDS encoding hybrid sensor histidine kinase/response regulator — MRSSNQHLTTKVASLFLLWSLVAIGVVGGVAFFRAREALKQAAFNQLSVAATLKEEEITRWFQDREQDFLAIAFFPEIRQIKAQNYDLATSRRISTYLVEIAQTKPDFQEIFILDRTNKVILSTNKLHVGQYEILADITYIEKIEPGNTAPIFYVSPVTGKPTVTFATPLRDAKGVRQGVILAHLNLDRIDRIVRERTGLGKSGETYLVGSLVVKTFISKADKTDQESLISSQGIDTATSGISGFGLYENYAKVPVIGVYRWLNEQDLALLVEMEQAESFTPARQLAGTIVLVGLVSVGLLSTGVYWLTKQLQISREQLENYSHKLEQKAQEALAANRAKSAFLANMSHELRTPLSAILGFTQLMTRDRTLDSAQLENLAIISRSGEHLLTLINDVLSMSKIEAGSIILDENSFNLNSLLDSLAEMFAIKAEAKGLELIFERSQDLPNYLHADESKLSQVLINLLGNAIKFTETGRVILRASVINNEHLTLHFEVEDTGTGIESHELEKLFKPFVQTQAGQKSHQGTGLGLSISQQFACLMSGEIALKSTPSQGTVFYFDVPVKKEQKLEETETKPQTRVISLAPNQPTYRILVVEDRDENRQLLVKLLTSIGFEVRAAQNGQVGINIWQIWKPHLIWMDMRMPVMDGYQATRHIKSQLNGQSTIIIALTASAFDEERALVLSAGCDDFVCKPFLEAVILEKMAKYLGVRYLYEDSQLQPQETACYVLKAASLSVMPPEWIEQLRQAALRTDEQQIFSLLQQISATNAPLAKALTEAVNNFRIDKIIDLFQP; from the coding sequence ATGCGCTCTAGCAATCAACACCTTACTACTAAAGTTGCTAGTTTATTCCTACTTTGGTCTTTAGTAGCAATTGGGGTTGTCGGTGGTGTGGCTTTTTTTAGAGCTAGAGAAGCATTGAAGCAAGCGGCTTTTAATCAACTCAGCGTTGCGGCTACTTTAAAAGAAGAAGAAATTACTCGCTGGTTTCAAGATCGAGAGCAAGACTTTTTGGCGATCGCTTTCTTCCCCGAAATTCGCCAAATCAAAGCTCAAAACTACGATTTGGCAACCAGTAGACGCATTTCAACCTATTTGGTAGAAATTGCCCAAACTAAGCCAGATTTTCAAGAAATTTTTATTCTTGATCGCACTAATAAAGTAATTTTATCCACCAATAAGCTCCATGTTGGTCAGTATGAGATTTTAGCCGACATTACCTATATTGAGAAAATTGAACCAGGAAACACTGCACCGATTTTTTACGTCTCCCCCGTTACAGGCAAGCCCACCGTAACCTTTGCTACGCCCCTTAGAGATGCTAAAGGAGTTCGTCAAGGCGTAATTTTGGCTCATTTGAACTTAGATCGCATCGATCGCATTGTGCGGGAGCGTACAGGCTTAGGTAAAAGCGGCGAAACTTATTTAGTTGGCTCTTTAGTAGTCAAAACTTTTATTTCTAAAGCCGATAAAACTGACCAAGAATCATTAATTAGCAGTCAAGGTATTGATACGGCTACCAGTGGAATTAGTGGATTTGGACTGTATGAAAACTATGCCAAAGTACCAGTAATCGGCGTGTATCGTTGGTTAAATGAACAAGACTTGGCTTTATTAGTGGAAATGGAGCAAGCAGAATCTTTTACCCCAGCGCGTCAATTGGCTGGAACGATTGTCTTAGTAGGACTTGTATCGGTCGGGTTGCTATCAACTGGAGTGTATTGGCTAACAAAACAGTTGCAAATTTCCCGCGAACAATTAGAAAATTACAGCCATAAATTAGAACAAAAAGCCCAAGAAGCTTTAGCTGCTAACCGTGCCAAAAGCGCCTTTTTGGCAAATATGAGCCACGAATTGCGGACACCACTGAGCGCGATTCTTGGCTTTACTCAATTGATGACACGCGATCGCACTCTTGATTCTGCTCAATTAGAAAACTTAGCAATTATTAGTCGTAGTGGCGAACACTTACTAACCTTAATCAATGATGTTTTATCGATGTCTAAAATCGAGGCAGGGAGCATCATATTAGACGAAAATAGCTTTAATCTTAACAGTCTGTTGGATTCTCTAGCCGAGATGTTTGCAATCAAAGCTGAAGCGAAGGGATTGGAATTAATTTTTGAGCGCAGCCAAGACTTACCTAACTACCTCCACGCCGATGAAAGTAAGTTGAGTCAAGTATTAATCAACCTTTTGGGTAACGCGATTAAGTTTACTGAAACCGGGAGAGTAATTTTACGCGCGTCAGTAATTAACAACGAACATTTAACCCTGCATTTTGAAGTGGAAGACACAGGTACAGGTATTGAGTCTCACGAATTGGAGAAATTATTTAAACCTTTTGTACAAACCCAAGCTGGGCAAAAATCCCACCAAGGAACGGGTTTAGGTTTATCTATTAGTCAACAATTTGCCTGTTTGATGAGCGGAGAAATTGCTCTCAAAAGCACTCCCAGTCAAGGTACAGTATTTTACTTCGATGTCCCCGTGAAAAAAGAGCAGAAACTTGAGGAAACTGAAACTAAACCGCAAACTAGAGTTATTTCTTTAGCGCCAAATCAACCAACCTACCGCATTTTAGTAGTAGAAGATCGAGACGAGAATCGTCAATTATTGGTTAAACTGCTAACTTCTATCGGCTTTGAAGTCCGCGCAGCCCAAAACGGACAAGTAGGCATAAATATCTGGCAAATCTGGAAACCTCACCTAATTTGGATGGATATGAGAATGCCTGTAATGGATGGCTACCAAGCTACTAGACACATTAAAAGTCAGTTAAATGGACAATCTACAATAATTATCGCCCTTACTGCCAGTGCTTTTGATGAAGAACGAGCTTTAGTATTATCTGCTGGGTGCGATGACTTTGTTTGCAAACCTTTTTTAGAAGCAGTTATCCTCGAAAAAATGGCTAAGTATTTGGGAGTACGTTACCTCTACGAAGATAGCCAACTACAGCCCCAAGAGACGGCTTGTTACGTCCTAAAAGCGGCAAGTTTAAGTGTTATGCCTCCAGAGTGGATAGAGCAGCTACGCCAGGCAGCATTGCGGACTGATGAACAACAAATTTTTAGTTTATTACAGCAAATTTCGGCGACAAATGCACCTTTAGCAAAGGCGCTAACGGAAGCGGTGAATAATTTTCGGATCGATAAAATTATTGATTTATTTCAACCATGA
- a CDS encoding response regulator, translating into MNNQPEKANILVVDDKPDNLRLLSALLGQLGYEVRKVINGQTALKTVQAAPPDLILLDVMMPDMNGYEVCQHLKASPLTCDIPVIFISALDEVLDKVKAFAVGGVDYITKPFSEEEVFARVENNLTIRRLQKQLKLRNTQLQKEICDRQKAETQLTQSEAKFRNLFENAPIGIFSARLDDGLIVEANQHFIEMLGYSQTTDVIRQKTITDFYVAVASSSILIELQTKSRIDNFSAKFRKRDRTAIDVLLWVRRNLGEDCLQGAIANISNCGA; encoded by the coding sequence ATGAATAACCAACCAGAAAAAGCAAATATTCTCGTGGTGGACGATAAACCTGACAATCTACGGCTATTATCTGCCTTACTCGGTCAATTGGGATACGAAGTTCGCAAAGTAATTAACGGACAAACGGCTTTAAAAACCGTACAAGCTGCGCCACCAGATTTAATTTTACTAGATGTGATGATGCCCGATATGAACGGCTACGAAGTTTGTCAACACTTAAAAGCTTCGCCGCTTACCTGCGATATTCCAGTAATTTTTATTAGTGCTTTAGATGAGGTACTTGATAAAGTTAAAGCCTTTGCTGTGGGGGGAGTTGATTATATTACCAAACCTTTTAGCGAAGAAGAAGTTTTTGCGCGGGTAGAAAATAACTTGACAATTCGCCGATTGCAAAAACAATTAAAGCTTCGCAATACTCAACTACAAAAAGAAATATGCGATCGCCAAAAAGCCGAAACCCAACTAACCCAAAGCGAAGCAAAATTTCGCAATCTCTTTGAAAACGCCCCCATCGGTATCTTTAGCGCTCGTCTTGATGATGGATTAATTGTAGAAGCTAACCAGCATTTTATTGAGATGCTGGGTTACAGTCAAACCACTGACGTAATTAGGCAGAAAACTATTACAGATTTTTATGTTGCTGTCGCTTCATCGTCAATACTTATAGAACTTCAAACTAAAAGCAGAATAGATAATTTTTCGGCAAAGTTTCGCAAACGCGATCGCACGGCTATCGATGTACTGCTTTGGGTACGTAGAAACCTAGGGGAAGACTGCTTACAAGGGGCGATCGCAAATATTAGCAATTGTGGCGCTTAA
- a CDS encoding AI-2E family transporter, with the protein MTASPKVDRWLKLGLPLPIVVFNGWLALQVIQYFQPLVTIFVLAAVLAFVLNYPVEFLQQREIKRTYAVVLVFLVSLAILITLSITLVPLLVEQFNESLLLLPNWIESGTQELKSLNNWAAARNLPINFNQLATQLTDRLPDELQSVAEHFISLAIGAVDSVSEVVLTIVLSFYLLLDGERIWNYLFKGLPPHIAIAIKKSLQQNFQNYFVAQIALACLVGVAMTATFLLLKVPFGLVFGLAIALLTLIPFGDVLGFSLVSLLVASHDFWLGVKTILVAVAVDQTIDQAIAPRLLGSFTGLSPVGIVAALAVGTKVAGLLGLLIAVPIASCLKDVLDNWQSLADNSPQIE; encoded by the coding sequence ATGACAGCTTCTCCTAAAGTCGATCGGTGGTTAAAACTGGGCTTGCCTTTGCCTATAGTTGTATTTAACGGTTGGCTGGCACTACAAGTTATTCAATATTTTCAACCCTTAGTGACTATTTTTGTCTTGGCGGCGGTGCTGGCGTTTGTACTAAATTATCCTGTGGAGTTTCTTCAACAACGGGAGATTAAACGCACCTATGCGGTTGTATTAGTTTTTTTGGTTAGTTTAGCTATTTTAATTACTCTTAGTATCACTTTAGTACCGCTTTTAGTGGAGCAATTCAACGAAAGCTTGTTACTATTGCCGAATTGGATTGAGTCGGGGACTCAAGAACTAAAAAGTCTCAACAACTGGGCAGCAGCGCGAAATTTACCAATCAATTTTAATCAATTGGCAACTCAATTAACCGATCGCTTGCCCGATGAACTGCAATCAGTGGCAGAACACTTTATAAGTTTGGCAATAGGGGCAGTTGACAGCGTCTCTGAAGTGGTGCTGACTATAGTTTTAAGTTTTTACTTGTTATTAGACGGAGAAAGGATTTGGAACTACTTATTTAAGGGGTTGCCACCACACATTGCGATCGCCATTAAAAAATCTCTCCAACAAAACTTTCAAAACTACTTTGTCGCCCAAATAGCTTTAGCGTGTTTAGTTGGGGTGGCAATGACTGCAACGTTTTTACTATTAAAAGTTCCCTTTGGGTTAGTTTTTGGATTAGCGATCGCCCTATTAACTTTAATCCCCTTTGGCGATGTGCTGGGATTTAGCTTAGTAAGTTTATTAGTTGCTTCTCATGACTTTTGGCTAGGGGTAAAAACTATATTGGTAGCGGTAGCTGTCGATCAAACTATCGATCAAGCGATCGCGCCTCGGCTACTGGGGAGTTTTACAGGTTTAAGTCCAGTAGGAATTGTCGCAGCTTTGGCGGTAGGAACAAAAGTTGCAGGATTACTAGGATTATTAATTGCTGTACCTATTGCTAGTTGTTTAAAAGACGTTTTAGATAACTGGCAATCTTTGGCGGATAATAGTCCTCAAATTGAATAA
- a CDS encoding CHAT domain-containing protein, with product MQRLRVFLTILCLSSVVTLSSFIELPVQSQNLTSSQTEQLLKQAAFFVESNQLLAAQTKLEQALRLALEDKDFERQKDALTSLGGVYYRQGRYVQATEFLQRSQSIPGNASQKGKLSSAQGLVYLELGEYRQALTSFQLAQGTQLQDINEENRNQIGLGETYRYLGLYAQSLQILQQSVRVAGDRTDRGQILNAIGNVYYDLGEYDSALDYYQQALTLRYSVGDRYGVARTQNNLGRTYNKLGKPSQALEFYQQALNLSNSLGDEFTKVNTRNSLGLIYAETGKNKEALSYLQQALGSDNIGRIQTLNNLGWLHTKLGKYPEARDFYEQALSWAKKNGDRTGEAQALSGLGANLLKSGEPLKAIEFLKLAISVFESLRPGLRDEQKVAIFETHSDAYQTLQTALVSQNKYTEALIASERGRARAFVELLAKRLSPANESVTPLTLKQIQATAKQHQATIVSYSIVNNESDLYIWVVAPDGKLTFRQVNLKKAGIVAKNPQLLTNLVETLRQQILSKKTANKTVVASSRNAYNVLIQPVADLLPTEAQAQVIFIPQGSLFLVPFAALQDSSGKFLIEQHTISIAPSIQALSLIQPKPQTNKLEVLIVGNPQPISLKLPALPGAETEAMAIAKLFNTSPLIGRQATESAVSSRMSKAQVIHLATHGFFDDRQGLESSLALVAAPGDGLLTAAEILELKLPGSLVVLSACNTGRGKITGDGVIGLSRSLLSSGASTVIVSLWSVPDLPTAALMTEFYNNLNKQNDNPQALRQAMLLTMKQTPSPRDWAGFVSIGVP from the coding sequence ATGCAACGGCTGCGCGTTTTTCTGACAATTCTCTGCCTTTCATCGGTTGTTACTCTCTCTAGTTTTATTGAGCTTCCCGTTCAATCTCAAAACTTGACAAGTTCTCAAACTGAGCAGCTACTAAAACAAGCTGCTTTTTTTGTGGAGAGCAATCAATTATTAGCGGCTCAAACTAAGCTAGAACAGGCTTTAAGACTTGCTTTAGAAGATAAAGACTTTGAAAGGCAAAAAGACGCTTTAACAAGTTTAGGGGGAGTTTATTATCGTCAGGGGCGCTACGTTCAGGCTACAGAATTTTTGCAGCGATCGCAATCAATCCCCGGTAATGCTAGTCAAAAAGGGAAGTTATCAAGCGCTCAAGGTTTAGTTTATCTAGAACTGGGCGAATATCGTCAGGCATTAACAAGCTTTCAATTAGCCCAAGGTACGCAACTTCAAGACATTAATGAGGAAAATCGCAACCAAATCGGCTTAGGAGAAACTTATCGTTATTTGGGTTTGTATGCCCAATCTCTGCAAATATTACAGCAATCTGTACGGGTTGCTGGCGATCGCACTGACCGGGGACAAATCCTAAATGCTATAGGTAATGTGTATTATGACTTAGGGGAGTACGATTCGGCTTTAGACTACTACCAACAAGCCTTAACTCTGCGGTATTCTGTAGGCGATCGCTATGGGGTGGCGCGTACCCAAAATAATCTAGGGCGAACCTACAATAAACTAGGCAAACCGTCTCAAGCTTTGGAGTTTTATCAACAAGCGCTTAACCTTTCTAATTCCCTTGGAGATGAGTTTACTAAGGTAAACACTCGCAATAGTTTGGGACTAATTTATGCGGAAACAGGAAAAAATAAAGAGGCTTTAAGTTACTTACAACAAGCTTTGGGTAGCGACAATATCGGACGGATTCAAACCTTAAATAACTTAGGTTGGCTGCATACAAAATTAGGTAAATATCCCGAAGCAAGGGACTTTTACGAGCAGGCTTTAAGTTGGGCGAAAAAAAATGGCGATCGCACAGGCGAAGCTCAAGCCCTTAGTGGTTTGGGTGCAAATCTGCTAAAATCTGGCGAACCACTAAAAGCTATTGAATTTCTAAAATTAGCTATCAGCGTCTTTGAATCTCTGCGTCCGGGACTGCGAGACGAACAGAAAGTAGCTATCTTTGAAACCCACTCTGATGCTTACCAAACTTTGCAAACCGCTTTAGTTAGTCAAAATAAATATACTGAAGCCTTAATCGCGTCGGAAAGAGGACGAGCAAGAGCTTTTGTAGAATTACTTGCTAAACGTTTGTCTCCTGCTAACGAAAGCGTTACGCCATTAACATTAAAACAAATTCAAGCTACAGCCAAACAGCACCAAGCAACAATCGTTTCTTACTCCATTGTCAACAACGAATCTGACTTATACATCTGGGTTGTTGCGCCAGATGGAAAGCTGACTTTTCGACAAGTAAATCTTAAAAAGGCGGGAATTGTAGCGAAAAATCCGCAATTACTTACAAATCTAGTTGAGACACTGCGCCAACAAATACTGTCTAAAAAAACTGCCAATAAAACTGTTGTTGCTTCTAGCCGCAACGCCTACAACGTTCTGATTCAACCCGTTGCCGATCTTTTACCTACCGAGGCGCAAGCACAAGTAATTTTCATTCCCCAAGGCTCTTTATTTCTCGTCCCTTTTGCTGCATTACAAGATAGTTCGGGAAAGTTTTTAATCGAGCAACATACTATTTCTATTGCGCCCTCTATTCAAGCTTTGTCATTAATTCAACCAAAGCCCCAAACAAACAAATTAGAGGTGTTAATTGTAGGCAATCCTCAGCCTATATCTTTAAAGTTACCCGCCTTACCTGGTGCGGAAACTGAAGCAATGGCGATCGCCAAACTATTCAATACTTCCCCCCTCATTGGTCGTCAAGCTACCGAAAGTGCTGTTAGTTCTCGAATGAGCAAAGCCCAGGTTATTCACTTGGCTACTCATGGTTTTTTTGACGATCGCCAAGGGTTAGAAAGTTCTCTTGCTTTGGTTGCAGCGCCAGGCGATGGCTTGCTAACGGCGGCGGAAATTTTAGAGTTGAAACTACCAGGAAGTTTAGTTGTACTTAGCGCTTGTAATACTGGACGCGGAAAAATTACAGGGGATGGGGTAATTGGCTTATCAAGAAGTCTGCTTTCTAGTGGCGCTTCTACAGTAATTGTATCTTTATGGTCTGTTCCCGACTTGCCAACGGCGGCATTAATGACAGAGTTTTACAACAATTTAAACAAACAAAACGACAATCCCCAAGCACTGCGTCAAGCCATGTTACTGACCATGAAACAAACTCCCTCACCCCGCGATTGGGCGGGTTTTGTCTCTATTGGCGTTCCCTAA
- a CDS encoding TldD/PmbA family protein — MTKIAELANYAQTSAEKLGIEKFDIYGSSVDETSVQVDTGEPKQVKASNRSNIMVRVWNADNTMGVTSTTDVDPKGLELALKTAYEASFFGVKDNIPDFSPEATSPLAAETQETAPQVPVSELIETLIKAEKELLSAHSAIASVPYNALAQRDVNRFYLNSAGARRNEARSYTSIYLYTKTEQEGKKTRSAGAFRISRSLPKLDIPACLKEATEKTISHLDYEKVKTGKYRVVFSPDAFLSLISAFSNLFNAQNILDKQSLSTPESLGKQIASPLLSFADDALHPDNVATETFDGEGTPTRRLPIITGGVLSNFIHSAGTAKRLNAQPTGHANLGAKVSVSPHFYHVFSSAMQEQEYSLDNADNLIFIDNLQALHAGVKALQGSFSLPFDGWMVNNGKLTSIESATVAGDILELFQSIIYIEKEAELTPGGVCPRVWVDNLSITGE; from the coding sequence GTGACAAAAATCGCCGAACTTGCAAATTACGCTCAAACCAGTGCCGAAAAGCTAGGCATTGAAAAGTTTGATATTTATGGCTCATCAGTGGATGAAACCAGCGTCCAAGTAGACACCGGAGAACCCAAACAAGTAAAAGCCTCAAACCGTTCTAATATAATGGTTAGAGTCTGGAATGCTGATAATACAATGGGAGTGACTAGCACTACCGATGTAGACCCTAAAGGATTGGAATTAGCTTTAAAAACCGCCTACGAAGCTAGTTTTTTTGGAGTTAAAGACAATATCCCTGATTTTAGCCCCGAAGCAACATCCCCCTTGGCGGCGGAAACTCAAGAAACTGCTCCCCAAGTACCAGTATCAGAACTGATTGAAACTCTGATAAAAGCTGAGAAAGAATTATTATCTGCTCACAGTGCGATCGCCAGCGTACCTTATAATGCTCTTGCCCAAAGAGACGTTAATCGATTTTATCTCAATAGTGCAGGAGCTAGACGTAATGAAGCCCGTTCTTACACCTCCATTTATCTCTACACCAAAACCGAGCAAGAAGGCAAAAAAACCCGCAGTGCTGGCGCTTTTCGCATTAGTCGCAGCCTCCCTAAACTAGACATTCCCGCTTGCTTAAAAGAAGCTACAGAAAAGACAATTAGCCATTTAGACTACGAAAAAGTTAAAACGGGCAAATATCGAGTAGTTTTCTCACCGGATGCTTTTTTGAGCTTAATAAGCGCGTTCTCCAACCTTTTCAACGCTCAAAATATTCTCGACAAGCAAAGTCTTTCAACTCCCGAATCATTGGGAAAGCAAATCGCCTCGCCTTTACTTTCTTTTGCTGACGACGCTTTGCATCCTGACAATGTAGCGACAGAAACCTTTGATGGAGAAGGTACGCCTACCCGTCGATTACCAATAATTACGGGTGGCGTATTAAGCAACTTCATTCACAGCGCGGGTACTGCTAAACGCTTGAATGCTCAACCCACAGGACACGCTAATCTTGGGGCAAAAGTATCGGTTAGTCCTCACTTTTACCATGTTTTTTCCTCTGCAATGCAAGAGCAAGAATATAGTTTAGATAACGCCGATAACCTCATATTTATCGACAACTTGCAAGCCCTCCATGCGGGAGTAAAAGCCCTACAAGGCTCTTTTTCTTTGCCTTTTGATGGTTGGATGGTAAATAATGGCAAGCTAACGAGTATTGAATCAGCAACGGTGGCAGGAGACATTTTAGAACTGTTCCAATCGATTATTTATATTGAAAAGGAAGCAGAATTAACTCCTGGGGGTGTTTGTCCTAGAGTTTGGGTTGATAACCTGTCGATTACTGGAGAATAG
- a CDS encoding TldD/PmbA family protein — protein sequence MMLSTYPSTLLSKELLNLQYNSTSDRFDETWEAPLSTLLGLGRAAGADFIEFFLERVNYINCQAEEDTITSISPRISTGAGVRVFRGAADCYVSTNDLSFNGLKAALEKGLSILGLQLPNPNAYVPEINLELLRDYATKKGKDTWLSGCSTMQEMGEVLLDANAQLKLKASHVQSRRAVYFRDWQEVLIAASDGTFARDIRLSQSVGYSLLCAEGANRAAINQRVGDTSSPSFLRTWDYRTTAQEVAESAGKMLYADYVESGNYPIVMANQFGGVIFHEACGHLLETTQIERKTTPFADKKGQKIAHESLTAWDEGLSTEAFGTIDMDDEGMPAQRTLLIEKGILKNFISDRTGSMRTGQPRTGSGRRQNYTFAAASRMRNTYIAPGDYATEDLFASIDKGIYCKKMGGGSVGATGQFNFAVDEAYLIENGKLTKPLKGATLIGDAQEIMNKISMCSQDLGLAAGFCGSVSGSIYVTVGQPHIKVDSITVGGR from the coding sequence ATGATGCTATCGACATACCCCAGTACCTTACTATCCAAAGAACTGCTTAATTTACAATACAACTCTACAAGCGATCGCTTTGATGAAACTTGGGAAGCTCCCCTATCAACACTACTCGGTTTAGGCAGGGCGGCGGGGGCTGATTTTATCGAGTTTTTCTTAGAGCGAGTAAATTACATTAATTGTCAAGCTGAAGAAGACACAATTACCAGCATTTCCCCCCGAATATCTACAGGCGCGGGAGTTAGAGTATTTCGCGGCGCGGCGGATTGTTACGTTAGCACCAACGATTTATCATTCAACGGACTTAAAGCGGCTTTAGAAAAAGGTTTATCTATTCTTGGCTTGCAATTACCCAATCCGAACGCTTATGTACCTGAAATTAACCTGGAGTTGCTAAGAGATTACGCCACTAAAAAAGGTAAAGATACTTGGCTTTCGGGGTGTAGCACTATGCAGGAAATGGGCGAAGTATTGTTAGATGCAAACGCCCAACTAAAACTTAAAGCTAGTCACGTCCAATCGAGACGAGCGGTTTATTTTCGAGATTGGCAAGAAGTTTTAATCGCCGCCAGTGACGGTACTTTTGCTAGAGATATTCGCCTCAGTCAGTCAGTAGGTTATAGCTTGCTATGCGCTGAAGGAGCTAATCGCGCGGCGATTAATCAGCGAGTGGGCGATACAAGTTCCCCTAGTTTCCTGAGAACCTGGGATTATAGAACTACCGCCCAAGAAGTAGCAGAATCTGCCGGAAAAATGTTGTACGCCGATTACGTAGAATCGGGCAATTATCCGATTGTGATGGCAAATCAGTTTGGCGGCGTGATATTTCATGAAGCCTGCGGACACCTATTAGAAACCACCCAAATTGAACGCAAAACAACACCTTTTGCTGACAAAAAAGGACAAAAAATTGCTCATGAAAGCCTGACAGCTTGGGATGAAGGATTATCTACAGAGGCTTTTGGCACAATTGATATGGACGATGAGGGAATGCCAGCCCAACGTACTCTATTAATTGAAAAAGGCATATTGAAGAACTTTATCAGCGATCGCACGGGTTCAATGCGTACAGGACAACCCCGCACTGGTAGCGGTCGCCGTCAAAACTACACTTTTGCAGCCGCGTCAAGGATGCGTAACACCTACATCGCCCCCGGAGACTACGCTACAGAGGATTTATTTGCTTCTATCGACAAAGGCATTTATTGCAAAAAAATGGGCGGTGGTAGTGTCGGCGCGACCGGACAATTTAACTTTGCTGTCGATGAAGCCTATTTAATTGAAAACGGCAAATTAACAAAACCCCTCAAAGGTGCAACCTTAATTGGCGACGCGCAAGAAATCATGAACAAAATTTCTATGTGTTCCCAGGACTTAGGACTAGCGGCGGGTTTTTGCGGTTCAGTAAGCGGCAGCATTTATGTAACCGTTGGTCAACCACACATCAAAGTAGATTCAATTACCGTAGGCGGCAGATAA